The genomic segment ATTCATATAGTTAAAGACAATGTCGGGATTGAAATGATGTAGCGAACACCACGTATGCAAGGCTTTGTCGCAGTTACGACAAGACCTTATGTTGGGTTTGCACTGCACCACAGTACCCAGTACCTGAACTCTGTATCCGCCATGCCAAGACCCTCGCCAGAGACTCTGTCGCAACAGATAACCCCGGTAGATTTTCCTGACCAATGGTGTTGAATACGTAGCCGTTTGATGGGTTGTCGCGATGTTGTCAGGCCTGGTTTTGTTCTCAAGCCATGGTGCAAGACGACCTGCCAATAACATTGGAGATAACGGCGATAATGATGGCGATCACGATGACGTGGACAAACAGACTGCACCGCTGCAGACAAACCGGGAGTGATTCCCGGTGACACGGTTGAGTGAGGAGTAGCGAGTGGTTTGATGAATATATCGCGGTGTCGTCAGGCCAGGTTTTATTCCCAAATTCGGGGGCAAGGCGCACCGCGTTGACGATAGCGTGGGGAGACAGGATTCGCCGCTGTAGGCAACCACAGCAGATTGTCCCGACGGGTGCCGTTGAAGCGGTCGACTTGTTTGTTGTCTCAGGGTACCGGAATCAGCCGCAACTCCGTCTTGATCGCACCTGGCTGGCCCCAGCCAGTCACCGCTTCAATAAACCAGGCTGGTTTGTGTGGATGCACACACAGCACATCGTATTCGGCAAACAACTGGCTACCAGGCCGTAACTGCATGGTTCCCTGATTCATGCCCAGCGGCGTTTTCCAATAACACTGCAACGATTCGGTCTGATCAAATGGATCGATACGAACCTCAGCGGCATCAAAGGCATCCAGAATGCCCGAACATTGTTCCTTCAAGCCAATCTTGGCCAGCTCCGCCAGCAATGCCTGCTGCATGGCGGCAATACGGTCGGCCTCCTCGGCCAGCCGTTCCGCCACCACCCCGGTGATCGTCCCGGGGCTTTTCTTGCTTGCCATCAGGCTCATTGCCACACCTCGTCCGGAGCCACCTTGTCGAGCCAGGGTTCCCCGGCAACCAGATGCTGATCAATGATCTGATCAACATCTGCTGGCGTGATCTGCATATACAGCGTACCACCAGGGTACACCAGCACATTGGCTCCAGCCCGACATGGCCCCAGGCAACCGGTAGCCACCAGCGACACTTTATTGAACAGTCCCTTGGCGATCAGTCGTTCGGAAAAGGCCTGCATCATCGGGCCTGCGCCCTTTTCACCACAGCTGGATCGAGGGTGCCCCGCCGGGCGCTGCTGGCTGCAAACAAATACGTGGAATTCCGGTTTTGGCATGGTGGTTACCCCGCTAGCGGTTCATGTGTGTGACAATTTTTGGGACAAACACGAGCGCAGGAGACACAACCAATGCAGTCATCAGCATTGGCGATGGTCATCACCTTCATCTCGTCGTCATCATCGTAAAAGTCATCGTCGTCTTCAGCATCAACCACATCAGCGCGGTCAACGAGGTCGAAGACATCGCGCGGGCATACCTTGTAGCAACGGCCACAGCCGATGCAGGTCATCGGGTTCAGTGCGGTAACAAATTCGGGCGTCCACTCTTCACCGCCCCGTGTGCGGCCAACGATGGTGTCAGTCATGGCCGATCTCCTCTGGTTAATGGCTAATCACGGTTGTTTGTTCTTTTTTCGACGCCCCTGAGGTACGCCTCTGCAAACATGTGCGACAAACACATGCTTCAATCCTGCTACCGACAAGGTTCAGGCTCTCTGGCCCGTTAAACTCGCGGATGATTCTGGTTCTGGGTACGTCCGCAACACATTCGTGTTTATGCGGTTTCTGCAACCTCGTCATACGCCGCCTGGGCTGCCTTCCAGGCTTCGCAGGCAGCAATTGCTTCCTGAGCCAGGGCGGGCAATGTCTCGTACTCAGTCCAGTAAGTATCTTCAACCACGTCATGGATTTTTGATGCAATTTCGGTGGCGATACGTTTTTGAGTACTGGCGGCTTTTTTCAGCGCCTTGATTTCTTCGGGAGTCATGGATTGTCCTCCGTTAATAAAATGCTTAAATAAAGTGCTTATGTTAGGCCACGGCATGCCGTGGCCTTGATGGCTTACATTTCGGCAACAACCCGGTGATCATTGATCAGGGCTACTGCCTTGCTGCTGACTTTTTCTATTTCTTCAATCATTTTTTCGAGCGAATCAAACCCGAAGCGGTGCACATCACGCAGGACTTTATCCAGCACCACCAGTTTGCCAACGATAATCATGGCGCGGCCGAAACCCTCGTGCGTAATGTTGATGACTGGCACTGCCATCAGTCCGGATTCTTTTTCAATGGTGGTGGACAGGGCGTTGTAGTACGCCTTGATCCGCGCCACAGTGGTCTCATCCGGGTCGCCTACCACCGGAATTTCACGACGACGAGCTTTGGTCAGGATCATCGGATCCAGCACCTTGTCGTCACTCCAGGTGTCGTAGGTGCCATAGCTGTCCATGGCGCGTAATTGCACCACAACCTGGCGAACCAGCGGGTTGGCAAGCTGGGCGTTGTCCGCATCAATGACGGTGTCGTTCATGGTATTTCTCCTGAGGATGTAGTGGTGGCGGGCGAATTATTCGCTCCAGCCTTCCGATTCCATGGCGTCAAAACGAGTAGGATTAACGACGAGTTGACTGCGAATAGCCTTCGCTAACCAGGCCGATGGCCCTTCTCGCAGTTCCTGTTGCAAACTGGCAATCATCTCGCTGATCTCGGTGCCATCACTGACCTTGACCGGCTGGGTGCCCTGAGCGAGTAACTGTCGAACTGCCGAGGCACCGCAAGCTCGGCAATACACGGCAACACAACCGCTGAGCAGCTCAAGCTTCTCGGCCAGTTTGTCTTCGTTACCATCCTGCTTGAGGTCGCCAAATTCACTGACGGCGAGTAAATAGGCGTTATCAATATTGACGCCGTAAATAGAAAATGAATGAGCTGAGCCAAAGTGCTGATCAACTTCCACCTGATTTGACGTCGCAAAAGCGACTTTCAGCAAGGTGTTGTCGTCATCGTTGTCGTCCAACACTTCCAACTTGCGAGTAATACTCATGAGTGTGTCCTCTCTACAAATTGCTGACTCAGTGAGCCGAGGCGTCGCTGGGGCGGAATCCGGCTTTCACGCCATCTGTCTTCTGCGAATAACAGGAATGATAGGGCTCCAGTTCGTGGTGTTGGCTTAACACAATATTGGCCAGATCAAACAGCGCCTGACTGGTACCGCGATAACCAAACCAGCAGCGCTGGAAACCACCAACCACGTCGTATTGGGGAAAACCGATACGGAACAGCGGAATACCCAGCCGCTCGGCACTTTCGACACCATGACTGTTGGTCAGCAGAATCTGCGCATCTTCTGCCGCAGCCACGGCTTCCAGGTCTTCGAGATCACCGATCTGTAACTGAACGCCTGACAGTGTCTTCAGTGCTGGCCCTTGCGTTGGCACCACCGCAGCCACCACTTCGGCTCCCATGCCCTGTAACAGCCGGGTAAAAGCGGCCAGCATATCCGGATCCGAAGCAATGGCGACGCGTGTCAGCCCGATCATAAAATGGGTATCCAGCATCGCGTCTTGCAGCTGTTTACGCTGACGAATCCAGCGGTTGGGCACTGGCTGACCGCTTAACTGCGACAGGGTATGAAACCATTGGTCGACGGCATCCAGTCCCATCAAATGGCCAAAGCAATGTGTCGGTACCGTCGTGTGTTTTTCCAGCCACTGACCGCAATTGTGCAGGCTTTCACCCACAGCCAGCGTCGCCAGGCTTTCACCGGCAGTGGCGATATCAGCAACACTGACACCACCAGTGGTGACCGGACTGAAGGGTTCATCAGACAGATGTCCATCCAGAGAACCGGACAAATCAGGTATCAGCAGCGGCCGCAAGCCAAAGCTCTCGATACTTTCGGCAACAAACTCCAGGTCGGTCGGAGACAGATTGGCACCACAAAGTACATTTACCTGTTTGTGACGCAGACCGGCACGGGGGTTGTCTGCTTCGGCCGCAGGCACCAGGGTTTGCAGCAAGCCTTTTACCGCGATAGCAAAACCGCTTTCAAAAGAACCACTGAAATCTGGCGTATTCACTGCCATCACCGCAGTGCTGACAAACTGCGGATACTGACGTCGAAACTCGCCCACCGCACGTTTGATATCGGCTCCCTGGGTTTCTGCCAGACCGGTGGTCACCAGACCAATTAACGCCGGTGCACTTTTTTCACAGATCACTTTCAGCGCTTCAACAATATTGCCATCCGCCCCCATCACCGAGCTGACTTGATCCATCGCGGTGGTTTGCAACGGCACCGGCTCGCGAAAATGACGCACAAAAAATACTTTGGCGAAGGCGGTGCAGCCTTGCGAGCCATGCATCAAAGGCACTGCTCGGGCGACCCCCAATACGGCCAGCGCTCCGCCTATGGTCTGACTGGTTTTTAACGGGCTGACCGACAACGCTTTTTTGCGCTTCTTGATCACTTCGGTCTTGCCCGGTTCCATATTGACAACGTTATTCATATTCTGCCCCTTATCCCTGTGCTGACAACAGATCGCCCTGGCGGGCGGGGGTTTCCCAAGGTGCCGAGCGACGTACGGCTTCCCATACCGGGCTTTCAATGGTCAGTGACAACTGCCGTACCAGCTCCAGCATGCCGTCGTAACCGGCATAACCAAATTCACGCTCCTGGTTAATATCCAGAAATGGAATACGGGCTTTCAGGGCGGTATACATATTGCGACCACCGGCAATGAGGATATCGGCTTGATAATCCTTGACGGTTTGCAGCAGGGCTTTGGGGCTGCCTTCATCCAGCATCTTGACGTCATCACCCATCAGTTCACGAATACGGGCCTTGTCTTCTTCAGTCGACTTTTTGGTGCCGGTGGCAACCACTTTCATACCAAGATCCTGCAGCGCAGAAATCACCGACCAGGACTTTACTCCGCCGGTATAAAGAAGTACTCGCTTACCGGCCAACCGCTTACGCCATGGTTCCAGCTCTTCACGAATACGTTTCTCTTCCCGTTCGATCAGGGCTTCGGTGCGCTGGGTCAGGTCGTCATCACCAATAAAACGGGCAAAATCCCGCAACGCTTGCGAGGTATCGGTAATGCCGTAAAAGCTGCCTTCAAACCAGGGCGTGCCAAAACGATCCTGCAGCTTGCGCGCGACGTTCAGCATCGCCTTGGAACACACCATCATGTTCACTTCAGCATGATGCATGGTTTGCACTTCGTGGAACCGGGCATCACCTGACAGTGTGCAAAGCACCCGGATACCCAGTTCATCCAGCAGAGGTAATACGTACCAGAATTCGCCAGCAATGTTGTATTCGCCAACCAGGTTCACGTCATGCACCTTGATGCCAGGGCGTTGTACCGACTCAGGTAACGGCTCGGGGTCACGATGCCCGACCACGTACTTGACCATGGCTTCACCCGCGATGCGGTTGCCAAGATTTTTGGTGCCGTAAAAACCAGCGGCATCGACCGGCACGACCGGCACTCCCCAGCGCGCTTCAGCGGCTTTGCAAATAGCATCAACATCATCACCCACCAGTGCCGGAACACAGGTGTTGTAAACAAAGACCGCTGGCGGGTTGTAGTCTTCTACCGCTTGTTTGATGGAATGAAACAGGCGCTTCTCGCCACGTCCCATCACCACATCCTGTTCTGTCAGGTCAGTGGTCATGCCAATGCGATACAAGGTCGGGCCACTGGAACGGGTACCCCGGTTATCCCAGGAGCTGCCCGCACACGCGATCGGGCCATGCACGATATGGGCAACATCAGCGATAGGCAGCAAGGCAATCTGGGCACCATCAAACGCACAGCCGCCGTCGGTGGCACCAGGCGTCGGCTTGGCACAACCGGACTTTTCCTTTTTGTTGTGCTCACAGGCTGGCTCGTCCATCAACTCGGCGATGTCTTTGGCTTTCATGCTCTGCCCTCTCTGCGAAATTCGGTGTCTGAAAAACTCTGAAAGACAAGGTGCAAACCAGGGGCCAGCATGTAACCAATTGATTTAATTAAATTTTCAACCAAAAAACCGTGTAGTAAACACGACAAGACAAAACGATTGGAGGGGATATGACAATGGCGGGATTGTGACCAGAGACGCTGCCGGGAGCAGGAGCACGCACGTTGTGAGCATACTCCGGCAACAATCGACACAAGCAGGAAACGCTGGAGAAAAAGAGAGTTATAGCGATGATTGACTGGCTTCAACCGCCCGAGCCGGGCAGATTACGATCCGTAGTTGAAGTGCCATTGGGATATTACGCAGTGCAATAAAAAAAGCGGTAGCGAATATGTTCGCTACCGCCTTATATCAGGATTCTTTCCAGGTTTTTACGGTATCCATACCGAATTCGGCAATCCACTGATCCAGCTGACGAGGATTACGTTTGATTTTGTCAACGCTCTCGTTCGTGTTCGGATTACGATAAGTACCGACTTCCAGCTTGGGTTTTGGCTGCACGATTTTCTTTTCACGCTTGCCACTACGCACTCCTGCCCGCTCAAAATGCTTGCGCAAGCTATTGTAGATAGGTAATGGCGATTCTTGCCGGGACATTTCCAGAACCCAATTCTCGATTTGCTCGGAACGGGATACATATAGTTCAGACTCAGACAAATTATTCTGTTCGCACAGGCGTTTGATCTCTACGTCAAACTCTTCCAGTCCCTTGAGCTTTTTCTCATGTTCCTTTTTCATCTGTTCGAGCTCAACAATTTTTTGTTGATGCTGCTGAATCCGCTTATCGATATCGTTATCCAGAATGCTCACTTTCACCTCTGCGACAGTATGTAAACACATAGAAACCTCGACCAGCATGATCCGGAAACTAAAAATCCGGTGCAACACACGGTACATTCTATGTATTCGGGTTAATGTTAACGCAAGTATAGACCTGCTTTTAGAAGAACACTACACAGAATACCCGGCAAGAGATTCTATTTAATCCGAATAAGTACAATATTTATTTATTAGCGGATCCCGAGAAAAATACCAAATGATTTTATCGACAGTCAGAAAGTTCCGCTAAAACTCCCTCACAATTCAGTAGATGTGATCTGCGGCACATCCGCAAACAAGGCAAACAAGGCAAACAGCACTTGCCCATCCAAATGATAAACATTATCATTTTTTCCCTTGAGCTTCGTTCGGACTGAAAATTCTATGACCATGACACTGGATCAGGCACGTATTGGTGAGCATGTACGGGTAACCGGATTTGCCGCTACGGAAGCCCAGTTCCGCCGCAAGCTCCTGGCACTGGGCGTTGTACCGGGTGCAGAAATTGAAATCCGTCGCGTCGCCCCCCTTGGCGATCCTATTCAGATCCAGCTACGTGGAACCTCGGTGAGCCTGCGCAAACAGGAAGCCACCATCCTGCTGGTGGAGAGTATTACGTGAAACCTGCTGTAATCGGCCTGATCGGCAATCCTAACTGTGGCAAGACCACTCTGTTCAACCAACTGACCGGTGCCCGCCAGAAAGTTGGCAATTGGCCTGGGGTAACCGTCGAGCGTAAAGAAGGTGTCGTGGTTATTCGCGACCAGAATCTGACTCTGGTCGATTTGCCAGGCACTTACGCACTCGACAGCCAGGATGACGACGTGT from the Candidatus Thalassolituus haligoni genome contains:
- the fdxB gene encoding ferredoxin III, nif-specific, with the translated sequence MTDTIVGRTRGGEEWTPEFVTALNPMTCIGCGRCYKVCPRDVFDLVDRADVVDAEDDDDFYDDDDEMKVMTIANADDCIGCVSCARVCPKNCHTHEPLAG
- a CDS encoding ferredoxin, translated to MPKPEFHVFVCSQQRPAGHPRSSCGEKGAGPMMQAFSERLIAKGLFNKVSLVATGCLGPCRAGANVLVYPGGTLYMQITPADVDQIIDQHLVAGEPWLDKVAPDEVWQ
- a CDS encoding ferrous iron transport protein A, translated to MTMTLDQARIGEHVRVTGFAATEAQFRRKLLALGVVPGAEIEIRRVAPLGDPIQIQLRGTSVSLRKQEATILLVESIT
- a CDS encoding CCE_0567 family metalloprotein; the encoded protein is MTPEEIKALKKAASTQKRIATEIASKIHDVVEDTYWTEYETLPALAQEAIAACEAWKAAQAAYDEVAETA
- the nifN gene encoding nitrogenase iron-molybdenum cofactor biosynthesis protein NifN, translated to MNNVVNMEPGKTEVIKKRKKALSVSPLKTSQTIGGALAVLGVARAVPLMHGSQGCTAFAKVFFVRHFREPVPLQTTAMDQVSSVMGADGNIVEALKVICEKSAPALIGLVTTGLAETQGADIKRAVGEFRRQYPQFVSTAVMAVNTPDFSGSFESGFAIAVKGLLQTLVPAAEADNPRAGLRHKQVNVLCGANLSPTDLEFVAESIESFGLRPLLIPDLSGSLDGHLSDEPFSPVTTGGVSVADIATAGESLATLAVGESLHNCGQWLEKHTTVPTHCFGHLMGLDAVDQWFHTLSQLSGQPVPNRWIRQRKQLQDAMLDTHFMIGLTRVAIASDPDMLAAFTRLLQGMGAEVVAAVVPTQGPALKTLSGVQLQIGDLEDLEAVAAAEDAQILLTNSHGVESAERLGIPLFRIGFPQYDVVGGFQRCWFGYRGTSQALFDLANIVLSQHHELEPYHSCYSQKTDGVKAGFRPSDASAH
- a CDS encoding NifB/NifX family molybdenum-iron cluster-binding protein, which translates into the protein MSITRKLEVLDDNDDDNTLLKVAFATSNQVEVDQHFGSAHSFSIYGVNIDNAYLLAVSEFGDLKQDGNEDKLAEKLELLSGCVAVYCRACGASAVRQLLAQGTQPVKVSDGTEISEMIASLQQELREGPSAWLAKAIRSQLVVNPTRFDAMESEGWSE
- the nifE gene encoding nitrogenase iron-molybdenum cofactor biosynthesis protein NifE; translated protein: MKAKDIAELMDEPACEHNKKEKSGCAKPTPGATDGGCAFDGAQIALLPIADVAHIVHGPIACAGSSWDNRGTRSSGPTLYRIGMTTDLTEQDVVMGRGEKRLFHSIKQAVEDYNPPAVFVYNTCVPALVGDDVDAICKAAEARWGVPVVPVDAAGFYGTKNLGNRIAGEAMVKYVVGHRDPEPLPESVQRPGIKVHDVNLVGEYNIAGEFWYVLPLLDELGIRVLCTLSGDARFHEVQTMHHAEVNMMVCSKAMLNVARKLQDRFGTPWFEGSFYGITDTSQALRDFARFIGDDDLTQRTEALIEREEKRIREELEPWRKRLAGKRVLLYTGGVKSWSVISALQDLGMKVVATGTKKSTEEDKARIRELMGDDVKMLDEGSPKALLQTVKDYQADILIAGGRNMYTALKARIPFLDINQEREFGYAGYDGMLELVRQLSLTIESPVWEAVRRSAPWETPARQGDLLSAQG
- a CDS encoding NifX-associated nitrogen fixation protein produces the protein MNDTVIDADNAQLANPLVRQVVVQLRAMDSYGTYDTWSDDKVLDPMILTKARRREIPVVGDPDETTVARIKAYYNALSTTIEKESGLMAVPVINITHEGFGRAMIIVGKLVVLDKVLRDVHRFGFDSLEKMIEEIEKVSSKAVALINDHRVVAEM